In Oligoflexia bacterium, the following are encoded in one genomic region:
- the rplB gene encoding 50S ribosomal protein L2, with translation MGIRTYRPTSPSRRFVTTSDFAEITKDYPEKALIAPLRRTGARNNFGQITTRHIGGGHKRRYRLVDFKRAKRDIPAKVIAIEYDPNRTSRIALIQYTDGEKAYILCPVGLEVGQIIMASPKADIKPGNALPLSAIPVGTTIHNIELRPGKGGQIAKGAGAMAQLVSKEGEYSQVRLPSGETRFVLINCYATIGQVGNIDHENITIGKAGRQRWLGIRPTVRATAMNPVDHPMGGGEGRGKGNHPMTPWAVPCKGYKTRHNKRTERFIVKRRK, from the coding sequence ATGGGTATCCGTACATATAGACCTACATCGCCAAGCCGTCGATTTGTTACAACCTCTGACTTTGCTGAGATCACAAAAGATTATCCAGAAAAAGCATTGATTGCTCCTTTGCGTAGAACTGGAGCTCGTAATAACTTCGGACAAATTACAACTCGTCACATCGGTGGCGGTCATAAGCGTCGTTATCGACTTGTAGATTTCAAGCGAGCGAAGCGTGATATTCCAGCTAAAGTTATAGCTATTGAATACGATCCTAATCGCACATCACGTATTGCATTGATCCAATACACAGATGGTGAAAAAGCATACATATTATGCCCGGTAGGCTTAGAAGTTGGCCAAATTATTATGGCAAGTCCCAAAGCTGATATTAAACCTGGTAATGCACTTCCTTTGTCTGCAATTCCTGTTGGAACAACAATTCACAATATTGAATTGCGTCCAGGAAAAGGTGGCCAAATTGCAAAAGGTGCGGGGGCAATGGCTCAGCTAGTTTCAAAAGAAGGCGAATACAGTCAAGTTCGTTTGCCTAGCGGTGAAACTCGATTTGTTCTTATCAATTGCTATGCAACGATCGGACAAGTTGGAAATATTGATCATGAAAACATCACAATCGGAAAAGCAGGTCGTCAGCGTTGGTTGGGAATTAGACCCACAGTGCGCGCTACTGCGATGAATCCAGTTGACCATCCAATGGGTGGTGGTGAGGGACGTGGAAAAGGTAATCATCCAATGACCCCTTGGGCTGTACCTTGTAAGGGGTATAAGAC
- the rplD gene encoding 50S ribosomal protein L4: MLSVPVLDLNKKKVGELEVPENLLKAEIRPDLLQTVVRWQLACRRAGTVATKTKGLVRGGGKKPFKQKGTGNARQGSSRSPLMPGGGTAFGPQPRDYSYTLPRKVKSAGLRIALSYLNSEGRLWVVDELGSDGKSKNLISTLKKFGTVKSLIVDDAANLKLKRAARNLTSYKFVASQGLNVFDLLKYDGCVISKAALSQLAERLGEKNAD, encoded by the coding sequence ATGCTAAGTGTACCCGTTTTAGATTTAAATAAGAAAAAAGTTGGAGAATTAGAGGTTCCGGAGAATTTGCTGAAAGCAGAAATTCGCCCTGACCTACTTCAAACAGTTGTGCGTTGGCAACTTGCTTGTCGTCGTGCTGGTACAGTTGCTACAAAGACAAAAGGTCTTGTAAGGGGTGGTGGTAAAAAACCCTTTAAACAAAAAGGTACTGGTAATGCACGACAAGGTTCGAGTCGCTCACCTCTCATGCCTGGAGGCGGTACAGCATTTGGTCCACAACCACGTGATTACTCTTACACTTTGCCTCGTAAAGTGAAGAGCGCTGGTCTTCGCATAGCTTTAAGCTATTTGAATTCTGAAGGTCGTTTGTGGGTTGTTGATGAATTGGGTAGTGATGGTAAATCAAAAAATCTTATTTCTACATTAAAGAAATTTGGAACAGTTAAAAGTTTGATAGTTGATGATGCTGCAAATTTAAAATTGAAACGTGCAGCTCGTAATTTGACATCTTATAAGTTTGTAGCGTCGCAAGGTCTTAATGTTTTTGACCTATTGAAATATGATGGTTGTGTGATTTCAAAAGCAGCCCTCTCCCAATTAGCTGAAAGATTAGGTGAGAAAAATGCCGACTAA
- the rplW gene encoding 50S ribosomal protein L23 has translation MPTNTLAIIKKPLITEKNTMHLQRNVYAFEVAHTADKNDIARAVEVAFKVKVVEVRTMNSRGRQHRMGRFVSKVDHYKKALVRLADGQKIKIFEGA, from the coding sequence ATGCCGACTAATACATTGGCTATAATTAAAAAGCCGTTGATAACAGAAAAAAATACGATGCATTTACAGCGTAATGTTTATGCATTTGAAGTAGCTCACACTGCAGATAAGAATGACATTGCTAGAGCTGTTGAGGTTGCTTTCAAAGTAAAAGTAGTTGAAGTTCGCACAATGAATAGTCGTGGACGTCAACATCGTATGGGACGTTTTGTAAGCAAAGTGGATCATTATAAGAAGGCCTTAGTTCGTCTCGCTGACGGCCAAAAAATTAAAATTTTTGAGGGAGCCTAA